One segment of Carassius auratus strain Wakin chromosome 2, ASM336829v1, whole genome shotgun sequence DNA contains the following:
- the LOC113038725 gene encoding 5-beta-cholestane-3-alpha,7-alpha-diol 12-alpha-hydroxylase-like, with protein sequence MDNLFQILLALFISVIGALYLLGSFRRRRAGEPPLDKGPIPWLGHVLEFRKDTAKFLQRMKEKHGDIFTVQLGGFYFHFITDPFSFGSVVKEARTKLDFTKFAEQLVARVFGCHSIESDHKFLQASSTRHLMGDGLVVMTQAMMYNLQNLMLHSVGSGDDQKWQETGLFAYSYNIVFRAGYLALFGNESDTSTGTLDKAKEIDRQHSNELFKEFRKYDQLFPNLAYGVLGPSEKMEAERLKRLFWSTLSVEKMRSRDNISGWVSEQQQMRDEHGMQEFMQDRYMFLLLWASQGNTGPAAFWLLLYLMKHPDAMNAVKKEVEEILKETGQEVKRDGPLIDLTRDMLLKTPILDSAVEETLRLTAAPVLTRAVLQDMNINMASGQEYKIRKGDRVAVFPYTAVQVDPEVYPDPYTFKYDRFLTPDGSKKTDFYKGGKKLKYYNMPWGAGTTMCPGRFFATNELKQFVFLMLSYFDFELSNPNEEIPGIDIRRWGFGSMQPNKDVQFRYRLRF encoded by the coding sequence ATGGACAACCTCTTCCAGATCCTGCTTGCTCTATTCATCTCTGTCATAGGTGCGCTCTACCTTCTGGGGTCATTTCGCCGCAGACGAGCCGGAGAACCCCCTCTAGATAAGGGCCCTATTCCATGgcttggtcatgtgctggaattCAGAAAGGACACGGCCAAATTCCTGCAAAGAATGAAGGAAAAACATGGAGATATTTTCACAGTGCAGCTGGGAggcttttatttccattttatcaCAGATCCATTCTCCTTTGGCTCTGTGGTCAAAGAGGCCAGAACAAAGCTGGACTTTACTAAATTTGCAGAACAACTGGTTGCGAGAGTATTTGGTTGTCATTCTATAGAAAGTGACCACAAGTTTCTCCAGGCATCAAGTACCAGACATCTCATGGGAGATGGTCTGGTCGTCATGACTCAGGCCATGATGTACAATCTTCAGAATTTGATGCTCCACAGTGTTGGATCTGGAGATGACCAGAAATGGCAAGAAACTGGACTCTTTGCATACAGCTACAATATTGTGTTTCGCGCTGGGTATTTGGCTCTGTTTGGGAATGAGTCAGACACAAGTACTGGAACTTTGGACAAAGCAAAGGAAATCGACCGGCAGCATTCGAACGAACTTTTCAAGGAATTCAGAAAATATGATCAGTTATTCCCGAATCTGGCTTATGGTGTCCTGGGACCCAGCGAGAAGATGGAGGCCGAGCGTTTGAAAAGGCTGTTCTGGAGCACGCTTTCAGTAGAGAAGATGAGATCCAGAGACAACATCAGCGGCTGGGTCAGTGAGCAGCAACAGATGAGAGACGAACACGGCATGCAGGAGTTCATGCAGGATCGATACATGTTTCTGCTTCTGTGGGCCTCTCAGGGAAACACGGGTCCTGCTGCGTTCTGGCTGCTCTTGTATCTGATGAAGCACCCTGACGCAATGAACGCCGTTAAGAAAGAAGTCGAGGAGATTCTCAAAGAAACGGGACAGGAGGTGAAACGAGACGGGCCGCTGATTGACCTGACTAGGGATATGCTTCTTAAAACTCCCATCCTAGACAGCGCAGTCGAGGAGACCCTCCGTCTGACAGCTGCCCCGGTCCTTACGAGAGCTGTTTTGCAGGATATGAACATCAACATGGCCAGCGGACAAGAATACAAGATCCGTAAGGGTGACAGAGTGGCGGTTTTTCCCTACACAGCTGTTCAGGTAGACCCAGAAGTTTACCCAGATCCCTACACCTTCAAGTACGACCGTTTTCTCACACCAGATGGAAGCAAAAAGACTGATTTCTACAAGGGTGGAAAGAAACTCAAGTACTACAACATGCCTTGGGGAGCAGGAACCACTATGTGTCCAGGAAGATTCTTTGCCACAAATGAGCTGAAGCAGTTTGTCTTTCTCATGTTGTCCTACTTTGACTTTGAGTTGAGCAATCCGAATGAAGAGATTCCAGGTATTGATATCAGACGCTGGGGCTTTGGCTCCATGCAGCCAAATAAAGATGTCCAATTTAGATACAGacttagattttaa